Proteins co-encoded in one Chitinophagales bacterium genomic window:
- a CDS encoding site-specific DNA-methyltransferase, translated as MITSNENKTTTHHQIHWGNAANMQAIEAESVDLVVTSPPYPMIEMWDEIFAAQETSVKEALKQGDGPASFEAMHQILDKVWAEVYRVLKVGGIACINIGDATRTIDKHFRLYSNHARILQYCILLGFSNLPTILWRKQTNAPNKFMGSGMLPPGAYVTLEHEYILILRKGNKRNFKTAAEKLNRSESAYFWEERNVWFSDIWDLKGVKQKLSSQKSRDRSAAYPFELAYRLVNMFSVKGDTVLDPFLGTATTTLAAIASKRNSIGYEIDPELEDTITEQILDANLPAASIDFLQKRIARHLEFVHQRQLLKGANAFKYESVNYGFRVITRQEVKIRFEELKGVKSIGGGSFEAEYGE; from the coding sequence ATGATCACTTCAAACGAAAACAAGACTACCACACACCATCAAATCCACTGGGGAAATGCCGCCAACATGCAGGCTATTGAAGCCGAAAGCGTTGATTTGGTGGTGACATCACCACCTTATCCCATGATTGAAATGTGGGACGAAATTTTTGCAGCACAAGAAACATCGGTCAAAGAAGCATTGAAGCAAGGAGATGGACCTGCAAGCTTTGAAGCCATGCACCAAATTCTCGACAAAGTTTGGGCGGAAGTGTATCGGGTTTTGAAAGTTGGTGGAATAGCTTGTATCAATATTGGTGATGCGACTCGAACGATTGACAAACATTTTCGGCTCTACTCCAATCATGCCCGCATCCTTCAATACTGCATTTTGCTTGGATTCAGCAATTTACCCACCATTCTTTGGCGAAAACAAACCAATGCACCCAACAAATTTATGGGTTCGGGAATGTTGCCGCCAGGAGCTTATGTAACCCTCGAACACGAATACATTTTGATTCTCCGCAAGGGCAACAAACGAAACTTCAAAACCGCAGCCGAAAAACTGAACCGCAGCGAAAGTGCTTATTTTTGGGAGGAGCGCAATGTTTGGTTTTCGGATATTTGGGATTTGAAGGGGGTAAAACAAAAACTGAGTAGCCAAAAATCGAGGGATAGAAGTGCGGCTTACCCTTTTGAGTTGGCGTACCGTTTGGTCAATATGTTTTCGGTGAAAGGGGACACTGTTTTAGACCCCTTTTTGGGAACAGCTACGACTACACTTGCCGCAATTGCCTCCAAACGAAACAGCATTGGCTACGAAATTGACCCAGAATTGGAGGACACTATCACCGAACAAATTCTCGACGCCAATTTGCCTGCCGCTTCCATCGATTTTCTTCAAAAACGCATCGCTCGACACCTCGAATTTGTGCATCAACGCCAATTATTGAAGGGCGCAAATGCGTTTAAATATGAGAGTGTGAATTATGGTTTTCGGGTGATTACGAGGCAGGAGGTGAAGATTCGATTTGAAGAACTGAAGGGAGTTAAAAGTATTGGAGGGGGGAGTTTTGAAGCGGAATATGGGGAGTAG
- a CDS encoding 2OG-Fe(II) oxygenase, translated as MNTTFDYLINSFIENKVGLAENFLSEALAANLRANLLALHSSEQMKAAGIGNNAKFTENKLVRSDVIYWLDRQHNDTHENSFFDLMDEFVTFLNRTCYAGITGYEFHYALYEKGSFYKRHLDQFKDNNSRAFSMIMYLNVDWKEGDGGELCIYNGADNQKISPLNSKCVFFKSSELEHEVLVSHQQRMSVTGWLKCG; from the coding sequence TTGAATACAACATTCGATTATTTGATCAACAGTTTCATAGAAAACAAAGTTGGCCTTGCCGAAAACTTCTTATCGGAAGCTTTGGCTGCTAACCTGAGAGCGAACCTTTTAGCTCTTCATTCAAGCGAACAAATGAAAGCGGCAGGCATTGGAAACAATGCCAAATTCACTGAGAATAAACTGGTGAGAAGTGATGTGATTTATTGGTTGGATCGCCAACACAATGATACTCACGAAAATAGCTTTTTTGACTTGATGGACGAATTTGTGACCTTTCTCAACCGCACTTGTTATGCGGGGATTACGGGCTACGAGTTTCACTATGCCCTGTACGAAAAAGGCAGTTTTTACAAGCGACATTTGGATCAGTTCAAGGACAACAACAGTCGGGCATTTTCGATGATTATGTACTTAAATGTGGACTGGAAAGAGGGTGATGGGGGTGAATTGTGCATTTACAATGGTGCGGATAACCAAAAAATTAGCCCTTTGAATAGCAAGTGTGTTTTCTTCAAAAGCAGTGAATTGGAACATGAAGTCTTGGTAAGCCATCAGCAGAGAATGAGCGTGACGGGTTGGTTGAAGTGTGGTTGA